Part of the Mycolicibacterium thermoresistibile genome, CATACCGTCAGCGTGACCGGGGCCGCGGTGCTGCACAACTCGCGTTCGCGGGTCTCGTCTGCGGCTCGCGCACCCGGCGTGACCTGCACGGATATCGGTCGTCACGGTTGGCGCCGGCGGTTGCTCACATTCGCTGCTAGAAGCCGCCCGCCACACGCACCACCGCGCGGCCGGTGAACCGGCCGGCCCGCACCTCGTCGATGACGGTCATGACGTCCCTGACGTCCACCTCGTGGGTGATCTCCGCCAGGTGCCCGGGTTTGAGCGGTCCGCCCAGCCGCTGCCACAGCTCGCGGCGCGGCCCGATCGGCATCTTCACCGACTCGATGCCGAGCAGTCCGACCCCGCGCAGGATGAACGGCATCACCGTGGTGTGCAACGCCGCGCCGCCGGTCAGACCGCCGGCCGCGACCGCACCGCCGTACTGCAGGGTGCTCAGCACATCCGCCAGCGTCACCCCGCCGACGCAGTCGACCGCACCGGCCCAGCGGGCCCGGTTCAGCGGCCTCGGTGTGGCGTGGGGATCGGCCGGCAACCGCCCGATCACCTCGGCGGCACCCAGCCCGGTGAGCAGGTCCGCGGCATGGGGTTTGCCGGTCGAGGCGACGACGTCGAAACCGGCGGCCGCGAGCAGATCGACACTCACCGACCCCACGCCGCCGGAGGCTCCGGTCACCACGATCGGTCCGGCGTCGGCGGTGATGCCCCAGCGGGTCAGCGCCTCCACGCTCATCGCGGCGGTGAAACCGGCGGTGCCGATCGCCGCGCCCTCGCGCGGAGTCAGCGACCCGAGCGCCACCACCTGATCGGCGGGCAACCGGGTGTACTCGGCGTATCCACCGTGACGTCCGGTGCCGATCTCATAGCCGTGGGCCAGGACCAGGTCGCCCACGGCGAATTCGGGTGACTCGGAGGCCACCACCTCACCGGTGAGGTCGATGCCCGGGGCGACCGGATACTCGCGCACCACCCCGCCGCCGGGTGTCACCGCGAGAGCGTCCTTGTAGTTGACGCTCGAATAGTGCACCCGGATCGTCACCTCACCGGGCGGCAGGTCCGCCGCGGTGAGCGTTTCGACGGCGGTGGTGATCTGACCGTTGTCTCGGCGCGCTACCAGCGCCGGAAAGGACTCCACCCCCGAACGATAGCGGCCGTCGGGGTGCGAGCGGCCGCGAACTCACACAGATCGCGCACTCACACAGATCGCGCACTCACATCGATCGGGGTGGCGCCCGTGCGACTCCGCGCCCGTTCGCGGGCGGGGGTCACTTGAGTTCGGCCGACGACAGGCCCAGCAGGCGGCGGGCCACCACCAGCAGCTGGATCTGCTGGGTGCCCTCGAAGATATCGAGGATCTTGGAGTCCCGGGCCCACTTCTCCAGCAGCGTCTCCTCGGAATAGCCGACGGTGCCGGCCAATTCGACCGCCTTGAGGGTGATGTCGCTGGCCACCCGGGCGGCCTTGGCCTTGCTCATCGACGCTTCCTTGGAGTTCGGAATGCCGTTGTCGGCCTGCCAGGCGGCCCGCAGGGTCAGCAGATAGCCGGCCTCCCAGTCCGCCTCCATCCGCAGGAACTCCGCCGCCGGTGCGCTCTGGGCGTGGGCCGGCTTGTCATAGGAGATCTCCACCCCGGCGTCGGTGAGGATCTTGCGCAGTTCCTCCAGCGCGGCGCGGGCGATCCCGACGGCCATCCCCGCCACGATCGGCCGGGTGTTGTCGAAGGTCTCCATGACCCCCGCGAAACCCTTCTCGACGTGGATCTCC contains:
- a CDS encoding acrylyl-CoA reductase family protein; protein product: MESFPALVARRDNGQITTAVETLTAADLPPGEVTIRVHYSSVNYKDALAVTPGGGVVREYPVAPGIDLTGEVVASESPEFAVGDLVLAHGYEIGTGRHGGYAEYTRLPADQVVALGSLTPREGAAIGTAGFTAAMSVEALTRWGITADAGPIVVTGASGGVGSVSVDLLAAAGFDVVASTGKPHAADLLTGLGAAEVIGRLPADPHATPRPLNRARWAGAVDCVGGVTLADVLSTLQYGGAVAAGGLTGGAALHTTVMPFILRGVGLLGIESVKMPIGPRRELWQRLGGPLKPGHLAEITHEVDVRDVMTVIDEVRAGRFTGRAVVRVAGGF